A single Eleginops maclovinus isolate JMC-PN-2008 ecotype Puerto Natales chromosome 5, JC_Emac_rtc_rv5, whole genome shotgun sequence DNA region contains:
- the LOC134864018 gene encoding monocyte to macrophage differentiation factor 2-like, producing MNLIRFMNNRVPPNKRYQPTEYEHAANCATHALWIIPSLLGSSLLHFQSEDQWERLSAWVYGAGLSSLFIISTLFHTVAWKKSHLRSVEHCFHMCDRMVIYFFIAASYAPWLNLRELGPWGCHMRWLVWVMASFGTTYVFFFHERYKITELICYMVMGVFPALVILSMPEQSGLYELLAGGACYCLGMVFFKSDGIVPFAHAIWHLFVAMGASIHYYAIWKYLYAQPPNQVQTSR from the exons GTTTATGAACAACCGTGTTCCTCCCAACAAGAGATATCAGCCCACAGAATATGAGCATGCTGCCAACTGTGCCACGCATGCG TTATGGATAATCCCCAGCCTGCTGGGCAGCTCATTGTTGCACTTCCAGTCAGAGGACCAATGGGAGCGGCTGTCGGCCTGGGTCTATGGGGCGGGGCTCAGCTCCCTCTTCATCATCTCCACCCTGTTCCACACCGTGGCCTGGAAGAAGAGCCATCTAAG GTCTGTGGAGCACTGTTTCCACATGTGTGACAGGATGGTGATCTATTTCTTCATTGCTGCCTCCTACGCCCCTTG GTTGAACCTGCGGGAGCTGGGTCCCTGGGGGTGTCACATGCGCTGGCTGGTGTGGGTCATGGCGTCTTTTGGAACCACCTATGTCTTCTTCTTTCATGAGAG GTATAAGATCACAGAGCTTATCTGCTATATGGTGATGGGAGTTTTTCCGGCCCTGGTCATCCTCTCAATG CCAGAGCAGTCGGGGCTGTACGAGCTGCTGGCGGGCGGAGCCTGCTACTGTCTGGGGATGgtcttttttaaaagtgatgGCATTGTCCCATTTGCTCATGCCATTTGGCACTTGTTCGTAGCTATGGGAGCTTCCATACACTACTACGCCATCTGGAAGTACCTCTACGCCCAGCCGCCAAATCAGGTCCAGACCTCCAGATGA